A window from Thiosulfatimonas sediminis encodes these proteins:
- a CDS encoding very short patch repair endonuclease — MTDTVDQRTRSKMMSKVRNKNTSIELVVRKALFVRGFRYKINDRTLPATPDIVLPKYKAVIFVHGCFWHGHNCPHGKLPKSNQEFWSNKIKLNKSRDRKNIDRLINQGWRVATVWECSLRGKTPKEVTLVIKTLKTWLTSDSQYIKIP; from the coding sequence ATGACAGACACCGTCGATCAAAGAACAAGAAGTAAGATGATGTCTAAGGTTAGAAACAAAAACACTTCCATCGAGTTAGTGGTAAGAAAAGCGCTTTTCGTAAGAGGTTTCAGGTACAAAATTAACGACAGGACACTCCCCGCAACACCTGATATAGTTCTACCAAAATACAAAGCGGTAATTTTTGTTCACGGCTGTTTTTGGCATGGACATAACTGCCCGCACGGTAAGCTACCAAAATCAAACCAAGAGTTTTGGTCAAACAAAATAAAATTAAATAAATCTCGTGATCGAAAAAATATCGATAGACTAATCAATCAAGGTTGGCGAGTTGCCACAGTCTGGGAATGCTCATTACGAGGTAAAACACCTAAAGAAGTCACGTTAGTAATTAAAACTCTTAAAACCTGGTTAACCAGCGATTCGCAATATATAAAAATCCCTTGA
- the lipA gene encoding lipoyl synthase, protein MSQPPQRQEIQLEQIGNLSNLKERNAAMPKGQYKTKSLKLRPDPEAPKLKKPRWIKAQLPKAKDIHRIRELKNIMREQGLHSVCEEASCPNLAECFGHGTATFMIMGDICTRKCPFCDVTHGRPKPLNQEEPAHLARTVKAMGLKYIVITSVDRDDLRDGGAQHFNDCVAAIRSASPQTKIETLVPDFRGRLTVALETLNQQPPDVLNHNLETIPRLYEEARPGADYQSSLDLLKRFKALHPEVKTKSGLMVGLGETMDELLQVMHDLRAHDVQMLTVGQYLQPSSFHLAVKKYWSPEEFKKIEDAGYQMGFENVAAGPMVRSSYHADLQAKSSDKQDVSFNINLD, encoded by the coding sequence ATGTCACAACCCCCGCAGCGACAAGAGATTCAACTGGAGCAAATTGGCAACCTCAGTAATCTCAAAGAGCGTAATGCAGCCATGCCAAAGGGTCAGTACAAAACCAAATCGCTGAAATTACGCCCAGATCCAGAAGCGCCAAAATTGAAAAAACCGCGCTGGATTAAAGCACAACTCCCAAAAGCAAAAGACATTCACCGCATTCGGGAACTCAAAAACATCATGCGCGAACAAGGCCTACACAGCGTCTGTGAAGAAGCCTCTTGCCCCAATCTTGCGGAATGTTTCGGTCACGGCACCGCTACGTTTATGATTATGGGCGATATTTGCACGCGTAAATGCCCATTTTGCGATGTTACGCACGGTCGACCAAAACCGTTAAATCAAGAAGAACCGGCGCATCTGGCACGCACCGTAAAAGCGATGGGCTTGAAATACATTGTCATAACCTCCGTTGACCGCGATGACTTACGTGATGGTGGCGCCCAACATTTTAACGACTGTGTCGCCGCCATTCGTAGCGCATCACCGCAAACCAAAATTGAAACGCTTGTACCGGATTTTCGTGGTCGCTTGACGGTCGCTCTGGAAACATTGAACCAGCAACCACCAGATGTGCTGAACCATAATTTGGAAACCATCCCACGCCTCTACGAAGAGGCGCGTCCTGGTGCCGATTATCAATCCTCTTTGGATCTACTCAAACGCTTTAAAGCACTGCACCCCGAAGTTAAAACTAAATCTGGGTTAATGGTCGGTTTAGGGGAAACCATGGATGAACTGCTGCAAGTGATGCATGATTTACGTGCCCACGATGTGCAAATGCTCACCGTTGGCCAGTATTTACAGCCAAGCAGCTTTCACTTAGCCGTGAAAAAATACTGGAGCCCTGAAGAGTTCAAAAAAATAGAAGACGCCGGTTATCAAATGGGCTTTGAAAACGTCGCCGCTGGCCCAATGGTTCGCAGTTCGTACCACGCCGATTTACAAGCCAAAAGCAGTGACAAACAAGATGTGAGTTTCAACATTAATTTGGACTGA